Proteins from one Leptonema illini DSM 21528 genomic window:
- a CDS encoding SIMPL domain-containing protein: MPYKKLLCIAFAAVFLSSPLLAQNVEPSRLLHVTGRGEISLPTVYTEIRLGVDRHAKTAGEAHREAAKESDRLVRFLKSKKVMDLQTTGISLQPIYDSSKLSSASEVGIREYRAVNTVVFRVKTEDAGTVIDGAVKEGASRIDRLTFLPELAELEKARKEALRRAVSDAKTQAETVLSVLNLSIKEIVQIHVDESGSGPILQTEMRMVQTPVVGGNATVTARVTLQVKY; encoded by the coding sequence ATGCCTTATAAAAAACTTCTCTGCATCGCCTTCGCGGCGGTTTTCCTCAGCTCACCCCTTCTGGCTCAAAACGTGGAGCCTTCCCGGCTGCTTCATGTTACGGGTCGGGGAGAGATCAGCCTGCCTACCGTTTATACAGAGATACGTCTCGGCGTCGACAGGCACGCGAAGACCGCCGGCGAGGCTCATCGAGAGGCGGCAAAAGAGAGCGATCGACTTGTTCGGTTTCTGAAGTCGAAGAAGGTCATGGATCTTCAGACGACGGGAATCTCGCTTCAGCCGATTTATGACTCGTCGAAACTATCTTCTGCTTCAGAGGTCGGTATTCGCGAATACAGGGCGGTGAACACGGTCGTCTTTCGCGTGAAGACCGAGGACGCCGGTACCGTAATCGACGGAGCCGTAAAAGAAGGGGCCAGTCGCATAGATCGACTGACTTTCCTTCCCGAACTGGCTGAACTCGAAAAAGCTCGCAAAGAGGCCTTGCGTCGGGCCGTCAGCGATGCGAAGACTCAGGCCGAAACCGTGCTTTCCGTATTGAATCTTAGCATAAAGGAAATCGTGCAGATCCATGTGGATGAAAGCGGCTCGGGCCCGATTCTGCAGACAGAGATGCGCATGGTTCAAACGCCGGTCGTCGGTGGGAATGCTACGGTGACGGCGAGAGTGACGCTTCAGGTTAAATACTGA